Proteins from a genomic interval of Stigmatella erecta:
- a CDS encoding SCO family protein has product MSSLSSHTSVRVPRALGLAAAVLLLGASLPAAALPGGGRTPRAIVEAQSDTPPAMRGVDVEEHLGELVPTGTRFTDAQGNEVRLGDVLPKDKPTLMTLVYYQCPMLCNLVINGQVSAMRELGLELGKDYESVTVSIDPKDTSTQSLDRRRRHLQAMGKPETAPWHFLTGSEENIHKLAESLGFKYTYDESTQQYGHAAVVFVLTPEGTISRYLYGTSFPASDMKMALVEASHGKIGTSFDRVLMTCFKYDTATRRYGFYIFGFIRVGALMVFGALSTMLIYFWRRELKKGATA; this is encoded by the coding sequence ATGTCCTCCCTCTCCTCTCACACGTCTGTCCGCGTCCCGCGGGCCCTCGGGCTCGCCGCGGCGGTGCTGCTCCTCGGGGCCTCGCTGCCCGCGGCGGCGCTGCCGGGCGGCGGCCGGACGCCCCGCGCCATCGTCGAGGCGCAATCGGATACCCCCCCGGCCATGCGCGGCGTGGACGTGGAGGAGCACCTGGGCGAGCTGGTGCCCACCGGGACGCGCTTCACGGACGCACAGGGCAACGAGGTGCGCCTGGGCGATGTGCTGCCCAAGGACAAGCCCACCCTGATGACGCTGGTGTACTACCAGTGCCCCATGCTCTGTAACCTCGTCATCAACGGCCAGGTGAGCGCCATGCGCGAGCTGGGGCTGGAGCTGGGCAAGGACTACGAGTCGGTGACGGTCAGCATCGACCCCAAGGACACCTCCACCCAGAGCCTGGACCGGCGCCGGCGCCACCTCCAGGCCATGGGCAAGCCCGAGACGGCCCCCTGGCACTTTCTCACGGGCAGTGAGGAGAACATTCACAAGCTCGCGGAATCGTTGGGTTTCAAGTACACCTACGACGAGAGCACCCAGCAGTACGGCCATGCGGCGGTGGTGTTCGTTCTCACCCCCGAGGGGACCATCTCCCGGTACCTCTACGGCACCAGCTTTCCGGCCAGCGACATGAAGATGGCGCTGGTGGAGGCCTCGCACGGCAAGATAGGCACCAGCTTTGACCGTGTCCTGATGACCTGCTTCAAGTACGACACGGCCACGCGGCGGTATGGCTTCTACATCTTCGGTTTCATCCGGGTGGGCGC
- a CDS encoding c-type cytochrome produces MKSLIPAMGLVALTGCHVSSETLQRMEDQAKYEYYETSEFWADGRAMRTPPEGTFAREQLVGNPGLTTGRVGTQLVSAIPVSVDKSLLLLGQKKYNIVCSQCHGVLGDGNSIVAENMGLRLPPSLLELSERPAGHFYTAINEGYGVMPSFSGELNTQERWAVVAYVRALQAARSTRPGGEPLPQENR; encoded by the coding sequence ATGAAGTCCCTCATCCCCGCCATGGGACTGGTGGCCCTCACCGGCTGCCACGTCTCCTCCGAAACCCTCCAGCGCATGGAGGACCAGGCCAAGTACGAGTACTACGAGACCTCCGAGTTCTGGGCCGACGGGCGCGCCATGCGCACCCCGCCCGAGGGCACCTTCGCGCGCGAGCAGCTCGTGGGCAACCCGGGGCTGACCACCGGCCGCGTGGGCACGCAGCTGGTGTCCGCCATCCCGGTGTCCGTGGACAAGAGCCTGCTGCTGCTCGGCCAGAAGAAGTACAACATCGTCTGCTCGCAGTGCCACGGCGTGCTCGGTGACGGAAACAGCATCGTCGCGGAGAACATGGGCCTGCGGCTGCCGCCGTCCCTGCTCGAGCTGTCCGAGCGCCCGGCGGGCCACTTCTACACCGCCATCAACGAGGGCTACGGCGTGATGCCGTCCTTCAGCGGCGAGCTCAACACGCAGGAGCGCTGGGCCGTGGTCGCCTACGTGCGCGCGCTCCAGGCCGCCCGGTCCACCCGTCCGGGAGGCGAGCCCCTTCCCCAGGAGAACCGATGA